TGATAAAATAATAGAAATAGGTGCAGATAAGCTAAAGGCCGGAAAGGTGGTTTCAAAAATTTCAGAATTTGTAAATTCAGAAAAGCCTATACCTCAAAAAAACATAGAAATTACAAGTATTAATGAAAATATGGTAAGAGATGCAGAAACTATAGAAAATGTTATGACTAGATTCATAGATTTTGTTAACGACTGTACTCTTGTTGCTCACAATGCTCAATTTGACGTTTGATTTATAACTAAAAAATG
The window above is part of the Pseudostreptobacillus hongkongensis genome. Proteins encoded here:
- a CDS encoding 3'-5' exonuclease gives rise to the protein DKIIEIGADKLKAGKVVSKISEFVNSEKPIPQKNIEITSINENMVRDAETIENVMTRFIDFVNDCTLVAHNAQFDV